One genomic window of Fusarium fujikuroi IMI 58289 draft genome, chromosome FFUJ_chr01 includes the following:
- a CDS encoding RIM15-like protein kinase — MESPSGATLAPPAVASLRAQQTTAMERSLSQDIREEREELREAAEQTLNTIVDLNLDGTIKWVSPSWTDVVGTQFETVNGLPISDLIVSDNKHVFTEVVESMKKDDSRSHRVRFAVNLGPLSKLLPIDLENDPENEQSHAVDLEAQGIMVYDSVSGGESHTMWMIRPWIAPREIKIDLPNVIVDSLGSGAEVLASYLTQLAESGLDDPEQQEPPPPVLCRICERQIPRWWFEKHTDLCLQEHRAEMDVQMAQESLTEHRHSIVKVLDALEARKSRSLAGDQTPVPVAEYKGLPIGPPPSTQSSPGSSLPRSRERSGGLGHTRARSFAIRRPQARIVELLMDLCDTAIEISTPAIKESSTQQSGDFRTQSPQSESRISQVLQWQSPSTNTLEQEQGLALLCADTEKVARNKVDAVFRHRKIIEYAERIRIELACLVQDCIDEALRKAARIANGELTDSTEEERLNSEYEQFDTCDEGTGEDDDIPPEPLVSEPQHLLQRGSESFTEPLNSPSVLATALRQMNLSENKDRSRPMSFVASTRSSSPKECPTPRSHFGGQSSLGVQARDTRRDSVYLEGEFLDSEGSFRSSSVASRNAPRTESPISEFGDLRRAASTRRRHRRSLILPGTSSPHRQESPSRPGQPSSPLRIKARGFPMSQEGVVSPEASPMLPGSDFSSPATHSHRHHRRQSSAAISDFVMKPPPSPRLGANQAPPQPRPTQPSIKDFEIIKPISKGAFGSVYLSKKKSTGEYFAIKVLKKADMVAKNQVGNVKAERAIMMWQGESDFVAKLYWTFSSKDYLYLVMEYLNGGDCASLIKVLGGLPEEWVKKYLGEVVLGVEHLHSRGIIHRDLKPDNLLIDQKGHLKLTDFGLSRLGLVGRQKRALNSENSDGTPDLLKQGPFARSASIASSRSASLDLHGHTHSPGQTPQMTPEVGSLAQPSYFSLGQETRRVSGTHRSDSGGSETLARMVTNFSLHDAEIASQSNSVRSPLDEEAVAQGSPDLPMSVGSRMSMDSHARNSLPLSNMMPPPMALFNPQDTNRRFVGTPDYLAPETIKGDKQDETSDWWSVGCILFEFLYGIPPFHAGEAEEVFENILARKIQWPDENECEPISEEAKDLINKLLCMEPHQRLGSNRDDKFASGGEEIRHHPWFQDVNWETLLEDEAQFVPQPENPEDTEYFDARGAVLQSFAEEMEDQASPQSSAAGSEYAERPHDALSRVRSQVNSINRKLMPLHIPPHVRDLKSRRLSEPVAMDDFGSFSFKNLPVLEKANKDVIQKLRAEALATQSKGTSVSPGASSNVISPGPSLEGSPVLSNPVSRTISNAKVTNRAQSPSGFGHTSASPNRASQPSSPLLVSFVAGQGADGRRKASSNSSSLSHQSTAASLQPGSAFEIPKVPPSLQKAATTVAASSPVQSRSAAPPPLSLSPQKTISTPRQSSNSSAGRSRSLTVGSQSQDGSPVASDIMHHHRNRRSQVFDMSPSSSDNEGEKHNALLRVQRRRQSSRRLSQIAFDGGPTFRPLDVLICEDHPVSRMVMEKLLEKLRCRTISVPNGSEAVRYSMSEIKFDVIFLEYQLPQINGADVARMIRETKNANSHTPIVAITAYLKELQAPHYFDSLIEKPISSSKLTEVLRGLCQWRPESPGQSSSMPRPIPMGIRKANSRLEDSPTSGSSIFASRLGNAMMSSREDSITSSLFGDSESVTTDELPVVVSRKPTNEWDEGGLNITDNNDASEPPRKGVPSLIAQQSAPAQMEHRPRSNDKLRGRREGPEHRTLEGTESADDEDEELGSGREKHHGRNSQQILSKAGLPSSKLGIEMMRANSHDSLTVGSESTPEAVTQVVTTPSKEMETGVLDGEVVVEATARTPPDAGLKAEGVTPNKDKDGTDSIDATPRPLTVAKGDGDGGDDEEATPRPIGK, encoded by the exons ATGGAATCCCCGTCCGGCGCCACCCTGGCACCCCCGGCCGTTGCCTCGCTAAGGGCACAACAAACAACTGCTATGGAGAGGTCTTTGAGCCAGGACATCCGGGAAGAGCGCGAGGAGcttcgagaagctgctgaacAGACTCTCAATACCATCGTGGACCTCAATCTCGATGGCACAATTAAATGGGTCAGTCCCTCATGGACTGATGTTGTAGGCACCCAGTTCGAGACAGTCAATGGACTGCCTATCTCCGACCTGATAGTTAGCGACAACAAGCATGTGTTCACTGAAGTTGTCGAATCCATGAAGAAAGACGATTCTCGGAGCCACCGTGTCCGATTCGCTGTCAATCTTGGACCCCTCTCGAAGCTTTTACCTATCGACCTCGAAAATGACCCCGAGAACGAGCAGTCACATGCTGTAGACCTTGAAGCCCAAGGCATTATGGTATACGACAGTGTCTCGGGTGGAGAGAGCCAT ACAATGTGGATGATTCGTCCCTGGATAGCTCCACGAGAAATCAAGATCGACCTTCCCAACGTAATCGTGGACTCGTTAGGCTCAGGTGCTGAAGTTCTGGCGAGCTATCTGACTCAACTTGCTGAGAGCGGACTTGATGACCCCGAACAACAAGAGCCTCCGCCACCGGTCCTCTGCCGCATTTGCGAACGCCAGATCCCTCGATGGTGGTTTGAGAAACACACCGATTTGTGTTTGCAAGAACATCGGGCTGAGATGGATGTTCAAATGGCACAGGAAAGCCTGACTGAGCATCGACATTCGATTGTCAAGGTGCTCGACGCATTAGAGGCCCGCAAGAGCCGGTCACTTGCTGGTGATCAGACGCCTGTCCCAGTCGCCGAATATAAAGGTTTGCCAATTGGGCCGCCGCCATCAACTCAGTCGTCACCTGGAAGTTCATTACCGCGATCGAGGGAACGTTCTGGAGGACTTGGGCATACTAGGGCACGCTCGTTCGCTATTCGACGACCTCAGGCTCGAATTGTCGAACTGCTCATGGATCTTTGCGATACCGCTATTGAGATTAGTACACCTGCGATAAAAGAGTCCTCAACCCAACAAAGCGGCGATTTTAGAACGCAATCCCCACAATCTGAGTCACGAATATCACAGGTTCTGCAATGGCAATCACCAAGCACCAATACTCTGGAGCAGGAACAAGGATTGGCTCTGTTGTGCGCTGACACGGAGAAGGTTGCCAGAAACAAGGTCGACGCTGTTTTTCGTCACAGGAAAATCATCGAGTATGCTGAACGTATTCGTATCGAACTTGCTTGCCTTGTCCAAGACTGTATCGACGAGGCCCTGAGGAAGGCGGCTCGCATAGCGAACGGCGAATTGACCGACtcgacagaagaagaacggcTCAACTCCGAGTACGAACAATTTGACACATGTGATGAAGGTACTGGAGAGGACGACGATATACCTCCAGAACCTCTTGTCTCTGaacctcagcatcttctGCAGCGTGGCAGCGAAAGCTTCACGGAGCCCCTGAACAGCCCATCTGTGCTAGCCACGGCCCTACGCCAGATGAATCTTTCTGAAAACAAAGATCGATCAAGACCAATGTCGTTTGTGGCCTCTACCAGATCCAGCAGTCCTAAAGAGTGTCCTACGCCCAGATCTCATTTTGGCGGGCAGAGTAGCCTTGGGGTTCAGGCACGAGATACTCGTAGAGACTCGGTCTACCTAGAAGGTGAATTCCTTGATAGCGAGGGCAGCTTTCGATCGTCATCAGTGGCGTCTCGCAATGCACCAAGGACCGAATCCCCCATATCTGAATTTGGAGACCTCCGTCGCGCCGCGAGCACGAGAAGGCGACACCGAAGGAGTCTTATTTTACCTGGTACTTCTTCCCCTCACCGGCAGGAATCACCCTCGAGACCGGGACAGCCGTCTTCGCCTTTACGCATTAAAGCAAGGGGATTTCCGATGTCCCAAGAAGGTGTTGTATCTCCAGAGGCGTCGCCTATGCTTCCCGGCAGTGACTTTAGTTCACCTGCCACACACAGTCACAGACATCACCGGAGGCAATCTTCAGCAGCCATTTCTGATTTCGTCATGAAGCCTCCGCCATCGCCTCGCCTAGGTGCAAATCAAGCACCCCCACAACCTCGCCCAACCCAGCCATCCATCAAAGATTTTGAGATTATCAAACCTATCAGTAAAGGTGCCTTTGGTAGTGTATACTTatcaaagaagaagtctaCAGGAGAGTACTTCGCAATCAAAGTACTCAAGAAAGCCGATATGGTCGCCAAGAACCAAGTCGGCAACGTCAAAGCGGAACGAGCTATTATGATGTGGCAGGGGGAAAGCGACTTTGTTGCCAAGCTTTACTGGACCTTTTCGAGCAAGGACTACCTATACCTGGTGATGGAGTATTTGAATGGTGGGGATTGCGCTTCGCTAATCAAAGTTCTTGGTGGTCTCCCCGAAGAATGGGTGAAGAAGTATCTTGGTGAGGTTGTCCTTGGAGTTGAGCATCTTCACAGCCGAGGCATTATTCATCGTGATTTAAAGCCAGACAACCTCCTCATTGATCAGAAAGGCCATCTTAAACTCACAGATTTTGGCTTGTCTCGCTTGGGATTGGTTGGCCGGCAAAAGCGAGCATTGAATAGTGAAAACTCTGATGGAACGCCAGACCTGCTCAAACAAGGACCCTTTGCACGATCTGCCTCTATTGCTTCGTCGAGATCAGCGTCGCTTGATCTCCACGGACATACCCATTCCCCTGGTCAGACGCCTCAGATGACACCCGAAGTCGGAAGCTTGGCACAACCTTCTTATTTCagtcttggccaagagaCCCGTCGAGTATCAGGCACACACCGAAGTGATAGTGGTGGTAGTGAGACACTTGCCCGTATGGTCACCAACTTTTCCTTGCATGATGCAGAGATAGCATCCCAATCCAACAGCGTCAGGTCACCCCTAGATGAGGAGGCAGTTGCGCAAGGTTCGCCCGATCTACCCATGAGTGTTGGTTCCAGAATGAGCATGGATAGCCACGCCAGGAACTCCCTACCGCTATCCAACATGATGCCACCTCCAATGGCGCTTTTCAACCCACAGGATACAAATAGACGTTTCGTGGGAACACCTGACTACCTCGCCCCAGAAACTATAAAGGGTGACAAACAAGATGAAACCAGCGATTGGTGGTCGGTCGGTTGTATTTTGTTTGAATTCCTTTATGGTATCCCACCGTTTCATGCCGGTGAGGCCGAAGAGGTTTTCGAGAATATCTTGGCAAGGAAGATTCAGTGGCCTGACGAGAATGAATGTGAGCCCATTTCCGAAGAGGCAAAAGATTTGATCAATAAGCTCCTGTGCATGGAGCCTCACCAGCGTCTAGGCTCTAACCGCGATGACAAGTTCGCCTCTGGTGGTGAAGAGATTCGCCATCACCCTTGGTTTCAGGATGTCAATTGGGAAACGCTTTTGGAGGACGAAGCTCAATTTGTCCCACAGCCTGAGAATCCCGAGGACACAGAATACTTCGACGCCAGAGGGGCAGTGTTGCAGTCTTTTGCggaagagatggaagatcAGGCGTCTCCTCAGTCCTCCGCAGCTGGCTCTGAGTACGCTGAACGGCCCCATGATGCTCTTTCGCGGGTCCGGTCTCAGGTCAACTCTATAAACCGAAAATTGATGCCACTGCATATTCCCCCACATGTCCGAGATCTGAAATCGAGACGTCTGAGCGAGCCGGTGGCGATGGACGACTTCGGTTCATTCTCATTCAAGAACCTACCTGTGTTggagaaggccaacaagGACGTGATCCAAAAGTTGCGAGCCGAGGCGCTAGCCACGCAAAGTAAAGGAACATCCGTTAGCCCCGGGGCATCCAGCAATGTCATATCACCAGGGCCGTCGCTCGAAGGCAGCCCTGTCCTATCAAACCCTGTTTCCAGAACTATCTCCAATGCCAAGGTGACAAATCGAGCACAATCGCCATCTGGATTTGGTCATACAAGTGCGTCACCCAACCGAGCCTCCCAACCATCATCACCGTTGTTGGTTTCATTTGTCGCTGGCCAAGGTGCCGATGGACGACGAAAGGCGTCAAGTAACTCTTCCAGCCTATCTCACCAATCAACTGCCGCATCTCTGCAGCCAGGCTCGGCATTCGAGATACCCAAAGTACCCCCAAGCCTGCAAAAGGCCGCCACAACGGTCGCGGCCTCGTCTCCAGTCCAGAGTCGCAGTGCGGCGCCACCTCCTCTGTCACTGTCTCCCCAAAAGACCATATCAACCCCACGGCAGTCGAGCAATTCATCTGCCGGACGTTCGAGATCACTTACTGTTGGCTCTCAATCTCAGGACGGCAGTCCCGTTGCTTCCGACATAATGCACCATCATCGAAATCGGAGAAGCCAGGTCTTTGACATgtcaccatcctcatcagatAACGAAGGCGAGAAGCATAACGCCCTTCTCCGAGTACAGAGGCGCAGACAGAGCTCAAGGCGGCTCTCGCAGATTGCCTTTGACGGAGGCCCTACTTTCCGTCCTCTTGATGTGCTGATTTGCGAAGATCACCCGGTATCTCGCATGGTCATGGAGAAATTGCTTGAAAAGCTGAGATGTCGTACTATATCCGTACCAAATGGGTCTGAAGCTGTTCGATATTCGATGAGTGAAATCAAGTTTGACGTCATTTTTCTCGAGTATCAGCTTCCTCAAATCAATGGAGCTGATGTGGCACGAATGATTCGGGAGACCAAGAACGCCAATTCTCACACACCGATTGTGGCCATTACAGCCTACCTCAAGGAGCTTCAAGCACCACATTACTTTGATTCATTAATCGAGAAGCCCATCAGTTCGTCAAAACTTACTGAAGTTCTGCGCGGATTGTGTCAGTGGCGGCCCGAGTCACCAGGTCAATCATCAAGCATGCCACGCCCGATCCCAATGGGAATCCGCAAAGCCAACTCGCGACTTGAAGACAGTCCGACATCAGGCTCGTCCATCTTTGCGAGTCGACTGGGAAATGCAATGATGTCAAGCCGTGAGGACTCGATTACATCATCACTATTTGGTGATTCGGAATCTGTGACGACTGATGAGTTGCCGGTTGTTGTTAGTCGCAAGCCAACAAACGAGTGGGACGAAGGTGGCTTGAACATCACAGACAACAACGATGCCTCTGAACCCCCAAGAAAGGGAGTTCCTTCTCTCATTGCTCAGCAATCCGCGCCGGCTCAGATGGAACACCGCCCACGAAGCAACGATAAGCTGAGAGGGCGACGAGAAGGCCCTGAACATAGAACCTTGGAGGGCACTGAATCAgctgatgacgaagacgaggaactGGGAAGTGGTCGAGAAAAGCACCACGGCCGCAATAGCCAGCAGATACTGAGCAAAGCCGGTCTGCCCAGCTCGAAGCTCGGCATTGAAATGATGCGGGCCAACAGTCACGATAGCTTGACGGTCGGCTCAGAAAGCACGCCTGAAGCTGTGACGCAAGTCGTGACCACGCCTtcaaaggagatggagactgGAGTTCTGGATGGTGAAGTGGTTGTGGAAGCTACTGCACGTACTCCTCCTGACGCAGGACTGAAGGCTGAAGGTGTCACGCCCAATAAGGACAAGGATGGAACAGACAGTATAGACGCAACACCTCGGCCTTTGACAGTTGCCAAaggagatggcgatggcggtgatgatgaggaagcgaCACCACGGCCAATTGGGAAATAA
- a CDS encoding related to inorganic phosphate permease, translating to MVHRHHHHESTIPGEIPVPHGPPDSDSEHVSDEPIAYATADERRIFSHVTRPDDSYTEDGVYWADLPLAQRYRFVSKVDNEAAKEEAKTAWSMFKEDPLSPFSWYFRHAVIPGAGLGLEGYVLFSIGNLEPLFKAVWPDCWGKEPTTCSHNWIASVTYLEIIGIMVGQAVVGVMGDWVGRRWGLIQDAAIMFIGLLMLTASWGLTLQGWVICYAWSLFFYGFGVGGEYPITATSSLEGVSSGGRISTREDRLHRGRRVTTAFLMQGWGQFVNQVILIVLLAIFNNGKSSPPYSKSAAQYTFRLSFAFPAIGTLWLLYYRTYRMRSAGKQLAEAKKRSNVTGYDVNALRHCFTNFGGRLFATAGTWFCNDVFFYGNKLFQGQFIKVISPDSKSIFTTWTWNLVNITVSLAGYYLASLLIDNKMYGRKMMQQVGFFMCFLMFIIPAFKFDYYTSPAGIHSFQAMYFISSFFNQFGPNSVTFLVAGEVFPTPIRATAHGFSACIGKSGALLASVLYNYIDDQTKFYVVPWFGLAGMLLTWIFLPDTTGLDLKEQERRWYYIRDGKESEYHGVAVNPTHLSLWERFRGLGKSYDPEADWRAKVQDMRTEWELVQASRGPKDTEGAMPDDGEFSPEIHEFFKRSSPKHIGRRDESLMVDPINEKTAVPSDDSNSK from the exons ATGGTTCACaggcaccatcatcatgagtCTACAATCCCAGGCGAGATCCCTGTCCCGCACGGTCCTCCAGACAGCGATTCTGAGCATGTCTCAGATGAGCCTATCGCATATGCTACCGCTGATGAGCGTCGCATCTTCAGCCATGTAACCCGTCCAGACGACTCCTACACTGAGGACGGTGTTTACTGGGCTGATCTGCCACTGGCTCAGCGTTATCGCTTCGTTTCAAAGGTCGACAacgaggctgccaaggaggaggccaagactgCTTGGTCTATGTTCAAGGAGGACCCTCTATCACCTTTCTCGTGGTATTTCCGCCATGCTGTCATTCCTGGCGccggtcttggtcttgagggttACGTCCTTTTCTCTATTGGTAACCTTGAGCCTCTCTTCAAAGCCGTTTGGCCTGATTGCTGGGGCAAAGAACCCACTACCTGCTCTCACAATTGGATTGCCTCTGTAACATACCTTGAAATTATCGGTATCATGGTTGGCcaggctgttgttggt GTTATGGGAGATTGGGTCGGTCGCCGATGGGGCCTTATTCAGGATGCTGCCATCATGTTTATCGGTCTGCTCATGCTCACTGCCTCGTGGGGTCTTACCCTTCAAGGCTGGGTTATCTGTTATGCCTGGTCTCTCTTCTTTTACGGTTTCGGCGTCGGTGGCGAGTACCCTATTacagcaacttcttctcttgaagGTGTTTCTTCCGGCGGAAGGATCTCGACTCGTGAAGATCGTCTGCACCGTGGTCGCCGTGTCACCACGGCTTTTCTCATGCAGGGCTGGGGCCAGTTCGTGAACCAAGTCATCCTCATTGTTctgctcgccatcttcaacaacggAAAGAGTTCGCCTCCCTACAGCAAGTCAGCTGCCCAGTATACTTTCCGACTGTCCTTTGCATTCCCTGCCATCGGTACGCTCTGGCTACTCTACTATCGTACTTACCGAATGCGCAGCGCTGGTAAGCAGCTCGCTGAGGCAAAGAAGCGCTCCAACGTCACTGGCTATGACGTGAACGCTCTTCGCCACTGCTTTACCAACTTCGGTGGACGTCTCTTTGCTACTGCTGGTACTTGGTTCTGCAACGATGTCTTCTTCTACGGCAACAAGCTTTTCCAGGGTCAattcatcaaggtcatctCTCCTGATAGCAAGTCCATCTTCACTACTTGGACCTGGAACCTAGTCAATATCACCGTCTCCCTGGCCGGCTACTATCTCGCGTCCCTTCTCATCGACAACAAGATGTACGGTCggaagatgatgcagcaaGTGGGCTTCTTCatgtgcttcttgatgttcATTATCCCCGCCTTCAAGTTCGACTACTACACCAGTCCTGCGGGGATTCATTCTTTCCAAGCCATGTACTTCATCTCGTCCTTCTTTAACCAGTTCGGTCCCAACTCGGTCACCTTCCTCGTGGCTGGTGAGGTATTCCCCACGCCCATCCGTGCTACTGCCCACGGCTTCTCCGCCTGCATTGGCAAATCCGGCGCTCTTCTCGCTTCCGTCCTTTACAACTACATTGATGACCAGACTAAATTCTACGTCGTCCCATGGTTCGGTCTCGCTGGCATGCTTTTGACATGGATATTCCTTCCTGACACTACTGGTCTTGATCTTAAGGAGCAGGAGCGCCGCTGGTACTATATTCGGGATGGCAAGGAGAGTGAGTACCACGGTGTTGCTGTCAACCCTACTCATTTGTCCCTGTGGGAGCGATTCCGAGGCCTCGGCAAGAGTTACGACCCCGAGGCTGACTGGCGGGCCAAGGTCCAGGATATGCGTACCGAATGGGAGCTTGTCCAAGCCAGCCGCGGTCCCAAGGACACTGAAGGTGCCATGCCCGATGACGGCGAGTTCTCGCCAGAGATTCATGAATTCTTCAAGCGCTCTAGCCCCAAGCACATTGGTCGTCGCGACGAGTCTCTCATGGTTGACCCAATTAATGAGAAGACGGCTGTGCCGTCCGATGATTCTAATTCAAAGTGA